The Castanea sativa cultivar Marrone di Chiusa Pesio chromosome 11, ASM4071231v1 genome contains a region encoding:
- the LOC142616966 gene encoding uncharacterized protein LOC142616966, translating into MHSLTLGNASFVCKSCAIANETQNSFVGGRQILDSVLIANEYLDSRLKSRIPGVVCKLDIEKAYDHVNWEALFYLLGRMGFGEKWRRWIITCVTSVRFSVLVNGSPEGFFGSSRGLRQGDPLSPLLFLLIMEVLSRLLQKTEECNLIRGFQVGAVNSAGVSISHLLFADDTIIFCEASMEQLLSIRLVLSCFQAFTGLKVNVGKSEIVPVGEVNNLDALANVLQCRVGKLPMKYLGMPLVGEGTRIRFWHDRWVGDATLKVLYPELYECSSVKDAYISEVLWIPEGGTGSRRDILYWRLKGDGMFDARSYYLAIRGASDSWLPWKGVWKPKIPKRVAFFLWSAAHSRILTLDNLMLKGRPLVNRCCLWDSLGYVMISGGFDLLLASVAWKGQVGHMEFDSRVLNVDCVVGVESPFL; encoded by the exons ATGCACTCACTAACATTAGGGAATGCAAGCTTTGTGTGCAAGTCATGTGCAATTGCTAATGAGACTCAGAATTCGTTTGTTGGCGGAAGGCAGATTCTGGATTCTGTGCTTATTGCTAATGAATATTTGGATAGCAGGTTGAAGAGCAGAATTCCGGGTGTGGTTTGCAAGCtggatattgagaaagcttatgatcaCGTAAACTGGGAGgccttgttttatttgttgggccggatgggttttggggagaAATGGAGGAGATGGATTATAACTTGCGTTACGTCTGTTCGATTCTCAGTCCTTGTAAATGGTTCCCCTGAGGGTTTTTTTGGTAGCTCTCGtgggttgagacaaggggatccgCTATCTCCATTgttatttcttttgataatgGAGGTTTTAAGTAGGCTGCTGCAGAAGACAGAGGAGTGTAATCTTATTCGGGGTTTCCAGGTGGGAGCTGTGAATTCTGCTGGGGTGAGTATTTCCCATCTGTTATTTGCGGATGACACCATCATATTTTGTGAGGCCTCTATGGAGCAGCTTCTGTCTATTAGGCTGGTGTTGTCTTGTTTTCAGGCGTTCacgggtttgaaggtcaatgtgggGAAAAGCGAGATTGTCCCCGTGGGGGAGGTGAATAATCTTGATGCTTTGGCTAATGTGCTGCAATGTAGAGTAGGCAAATTGCCTATGAAGTATTTGGGGATGCCATTGG TGGGGGAAGGCACTCGTATCCGTTTTTGGCATGACAGGTGGGTTGGTGACGCTACTCTAAAAGTTCTCTATCCTGAGCTTTATGAGTGTTCATCGGTCAAGGATGCCTATATCTCAGAAGTTTTGTGGATTCCAGAAGGGGGTACT GGTAGTAGGAGAGACATCCTCTATTGGAGGCTTAAAGGGGATGGTATGTTTGATGCTCGGTCTTATTACCTCGCGATCCGGGGTGCTTCAGATTCTTGGCTTCCTTGGAAGGGGGTTTGGAAACCTAAGATCCCTAAGCGGGTGGCGTTCTTTCTGTGGTCTGCTGCTCATAGCCGGATTCTCACCTTGGATAACCTCATGCTTAAGGGTAGGCCtttggttaataggtgtt GCCTTTGGGATTCCTTGGGTTATGTCATGATCAGTGGCGGATTTGATCTCTTGCTGGCATCAGTGGCATGGAAAGGACAAGTCGGACATATGGAATTTGattccagggtgcttaatgtggactGTGTGGTTGGAGTGGAATCGCCGTtcctttga